From Salvelinus sp. IW2-2015 linkage group LG33, ASM291031v2, whole genome shotgun sequence, one genomic window encodes:
- the LOC111957971 gene encoding uncharacterized protein isoform X6, producing MARGGTECDSPVVHRERECHTMQKLKFAQETSTLPKXSHALPTCTSDDGPIVWGFSEERPINKIGKSTNKKWYNNAELKQSLRETGVEKGVEEKASTANGESSGGNVEELKGDIAENELEEKSDALVVQVEYVGDKASVEYREGDGLAPGGVEEVTEMAAKVEFEDGMRAEMKGGKGTDRYESGEEVVAERAVKREIEEKDTEGKRILEKEHKVAPKRKNIRKRRRSAKPQRDKEANSSASFVETVLLWLLTVFLWWQAFSSRKFPLSVWIVFLIFMSRMACGVEGLFIDTSNDHWNVSCIACKSPECAAAVNKIWCGEDELLKGLPIPLCTSIPQKPKTACHHDGRAFVLMVKAVNECNMEYLDNHVSSEKTVSTIVGGYSRYKQQQHFVTPTSQWFIVCRRHCRISSYA from the exons ATGGCACGTGGTGGTACTGAATGCGATAGCCCTGTGGTGCATAGGGAGAGGGAATGCCATACCATGCAGAAACTCAA aTTTGCACAGGAAACGAGTACATTGCCTAAAAWGAGCCATGCGTTGCCGACCTGCACCAGTGATGATGGCCCTATAGTTTGGGGGTTTTCTGAAGAACGACCCATAAATAAAATAGGAAAATCAACAAATAAAAAATGGTATAACAATGCAGAGCTAAAGCAGAGCCTTAGGGAGACTGGGGTGGAGAAAGGTGTAGAGGAAAAGGCAAGCACTGCAAATGGGGAAAGTAGTGGAGGGAATGTTGAAGAGTTGAAGGGGGATATAGCTGAAAATGAACTGGAGGAAAAGAGTGATGCTTTAGTTGTACAAGTAGAGTATGTGGGTGACAAAGCCagtgtggagtacagagagggaGATGGTCTTGCCCCAGGGGGAGTAGAGGAGGTGACTGAGATGGCTGCTAAGGTGGAGTTTGAAGATGGGATGAGAGCTGAGATGAAAGGGGGAAAGGGGACAGACCGTTATGAGTCAGGGGAGGAGGTCGTCGCTGAGAGGGCTGtgaagagagagattgaagagaaAGATACAGAGGGAAAACGCATCCTAGAGAAAGAACACAAGGTGGCTCCCAAGAGGAAGAATATAAGGAAACGCAGACGATCAGCCAAACCTCAACGTGACAAAGAGGCAAATTCCAGTGCTTCCTTTGTAGAGACCGTTCTRTTATGGCTGTTGACAGTTTTCCTATGGTGGCAGGCCTTCTCGTCAAGGAAGTTCCCTTTGTCCGTAT GGATTGTATTTTTGATATTCATGTCCAGGATGGCATGTGGCGTTGAGGGTCTCTTTATTGATACAAGCAACG ATCACTGGAATGTGTCATGCATTGCATGTAAGAGTCCTGAGTGTGCTGCTGCTGTGAATAAGATATGGTGTGGGGAGGATGAGCTGTTGAAGGGTTTACCGATTCCACTCTGCACAAGCATTCCTCAAAAGCCGAAGACTGCTTGCCACCATGATGGTCGGGCATTTGTGCTTATGGTTAAGGCGGTCAACGAGTGTAATATGGAATATTTGGATAACCATGTCTCCTCTGAGAAGACAG TGTCCACCATTGTTGGAGGCTATTCAAGGTATAAACA
- the LOC111957971 gene encoding uncharacterized protein isoform X7 — MARGGTECDSPVVHRERECHTMQKLKFAQETSTLPKXSHALPTCTSDDGPIVWGFSEERPINKIGKSTNKKWYNNAELKQSLRETGVEKGVEEKASTANGESSGGNVEELKGDIAENELEEKSDALVVQVEYVGDKASVEYREGDGLAPGGVEEVTEMAAKVEFEDGMRAEMKGGKGTDRYESGEEVVAERAVKREIEEKDTEGKRILEKEHKVAPKRKNIRKRRRSAKPQRDKEANSSASFVETVLLWLLTVFLWWQAFSSRKFPLSVWIVFLIFMSRMACGVEGLFIDTSNDHWNVSCIACKSPECAAAVNKIWCGEDELLKGLPIPLCTSIPQKPKTACHHDGRAFVLMVKAVNECNMEYLDNHVSSEKTVSTIVGGYSRYKQQQHFVTPTSQWFIVCRRHCRISS, encoded by the exons ATGGCACGTGGTGGTACTGAATGCGATAGCCCTGTGGTGCATAGGGAGAGGGAATGCCATACCATGCAGAAACTCAA aTTTGCACAGGAAACGAGTACATTGCCTAAAAWGAGCCATGCGTTGCCGACCTGCACCAGTGATGATGGCCCTATAGTTTGGGGGTTTTCTGAAGAACGACCCATAAATAAAATAGGAAAATCAACAAATAAAAAATGGTATAACAATGCAGAGCTAAAGCAGAGCCTTAGGGAGACTGGGGTGGAGAAAGGTGTAGAGGAAAAGGCAAGCACTGCAAATGGGGAAAGTAGTGGAGGGAATGTTGAAGAGTTGAAGGGGGATATAGCTGAAAATGAACTGGAGGAAAAGAGTGATGCTTTAGTTGTACAAGTAGAGTATGTGGGTGACAAAGCCagtgtggagtacagagagggaGATGGTCTTGCCCCAGGGGGAGTAGAGGAGGTGACTGAGATGGCTGCTAAGGTGGAGTTTGAAGATGGGATGAGAGCTGAGATGAAAGGGGGAAAGGGGACAGACCGTTATGAGTCAGGGGAGGAGGTCGTCGCTGAGAGGGCTGtgaagagagagattgaagagaaAGATACAGAGGGAAAACGCATCCTAGAGAAAGAACACAAGGTGGCTCCCAAGAGGAAGAATATAAGGAAACGCAGACGATCAGCCAAACCTCAACGTGACAAAGAGGCAAATTCCAGTGCTTCCTTTGTAGAGACCGTTCTRTTATGGCTGTTGACAGTTTTCCTATGGTGGCAGGCCTTCTCGTCAAGGAAGTTCCCTTTGTCCGTAT GGATTGTATTTTTGATATTCATGTCCAGGATGGCATGTGGCGTTGAGGGTCTCTTTATTGATACAAGCAACG ATCACTGGAATGTGTCATGCATTGCATGTAAGAGTCCTGAGTGTGCTGCTGCTGTGAATAAGATATGGTGTGGGGAGGATGAGCTGTTGAAGGGTTTACCGATTCCACTCTGCACAAGCATTCCTCAAAAGCCGAAGACTGCTTGCCACCATGATGGTCGGGCATTTGTGCTTATGGTTAAGGCGGTCAACGAGTGTAATATGGAATATTTGGATAACCATGTCTCCTCTGAGAAGACAG TGTCCACCATTGTTGGAGGCTATTCAAGGTATAAACA
- the LOC111957971 gene encoding uncharacterized protein isoform X9 → MARGGTECDSPVVHRERECHTMQKLKFAQETSTLPKXSHALPTCTSDDGPIVWGFSEERPINKIGKSTNKKWYNNAELKQSLRETGVEKGVEEKASTANGESSGGNVEELKGDIAENELEEKSDALVVQVEYVGDKASVEYREGDGLAPGGVEEVTEMAAKVEFEDGMRAEMKGGKGTDRYESGEEVVAERAVKREIEEKDTEGKRILEKEHKVAPKRKNIRKRRRSAKPQRDKEANSSASFVETVLLWLLTVFLWWQAFSSRKFPLSVWIVFLIFMSRMACGVEGLFIDTSNDHWNVSCIACKSPECAAAVNKIWCGEDELLKGLPIPLCTSIPQKPKTACHHDGRAFVLMVKAVNECNMEYLDNHVSSEKTVSTIVGGYSRQQHFVTPTSQWFIVCRRHCRISS, encoded by the exons ATGGCACGTGGTGGTACTGAATGCGATAGCCCTGTGGTGCATAGGGAGAGGGAATGCCATACCATGCAGAAACTCAA aTTTGCACAGGAAACGAGTACATTGCCTAAAAWGAGCCATGCGTTGCCGACCTGCACCAGTGATGATGGCCCTATAGTTTGGGGGTTTTCTGAAGAACGACCCATAAATAAAATAGGAAAATCAACAAATAAAAAATGGTATAACAATGCAGAGCTAAAGCAGAGCCTTAGGGAGACTGGGGTGGAGAAAGGTGTAGAGGAAAAGGCAAGCACTGCAAATGGGGAAAGTAGTGGAGGGAATGTTGAAGAGTTGAAGGGGGATATAGCTGAAAATGAACTGGAGGAAAAGAGTGATGCTTTAGTTGTACAAGTAGAGTATGTGGGTGACAAAGCCagtgtggagtacagagagggaGATGGTCTTGCCCCAGGGGGAGTAGAGGAGGTGACTGAGATGGCTGCTAAGGTGGAGTTTGAAGATGGGATGAGAGCTGAGATGAAAGGGGGAAAGGGGACAGACCGTTATGAGTCAGGGGAGGAGGTCGTCGCTGAGAGGGCTGtgaagagagagattgaagagaaAGATACAGAGGGAAAACGCATCCTAGAGAAAGAACACAAGGTGGCTCCCAAGAGGAAGAATATAAGGAAACGCAGACGATCAGCCAAACCTCAACGTGACAAAGAGGCAAATTCCAGTGCTTCCTTTGTAGAGACCGTTCTRTTATGGCTGTTGACAGTTTTCCTATGGTGGCAGGCCTTCTCGTCAAGGAAGTTCCCTTTGTCCGTAT GGATTGTATTTTTGATATTCATGTCCAGGATGGCATGTGGCGTTGAGGGTCTCTTTATTGATACAAGCAACG ATCACTGGAATGTGTCATGCATTGCATGTAAGAGTCCTGAGTGTGCTGCTGCTGTGAATAAGATATGGTGTGGGGAGGATGAGCTGTTGAAGGGTTTACCGATTCCACTCTGCACAAGCATTCCTCAAAAGCCGAAGACTGCTTGCCACCATGATGGTCGGGCATTTGTGCTTATGGTTAAGGCGGTCAACGAGTGTAATATGGAATATTTGGATAACCATGTCTCCTCTGAGAAGACAG TGTCCACCATTGTTGGAGGCTATTCAAG
- the LOC111957971 gene encoding uncharacterized protein isoform X8, whose amino-acid sequence MARGGTECDSPVVHRERECHTMQKLKFAQETSTLPKXSHALPTCTSDDGPIVWGFSEERPINKIGKSTNKKWYNNAELKQSLRETGVEKGVEEKASTANGESSGGNVEELKGDIAENELEEKSDALVVQVEYVGDKASVEYREGDGLAPGGVEEVTEMAAKVEFEDGMRAEMKGGKGTDRYESGEEVVAERAVKREIEEKDTEGKRILEKEHKVAPKRKNIRKRRRSAKPQRDKEANSSASFVETVLLWLLTVFLWWQAFSSRKFPLSVWIVFLIFMSRMACGVEGLFIDTSNDHWNVSCIACKSPECAAAVNKIWCGEDELLKGLPIPLCTSIPQKPKTACHHDGRAFVLMVKAVNECNMEYLDNHVSSEKTVSTIVGGYSRQQHFVTPTSQWFIVCRRHCRISSYA is encoded by the exons ATGGCACGTGGTGGTACTGAATGCGATAGCCCTGTGGTGCATAGGGAGAGGGAATGCCATACCATGCAGAAACTCAA aTTTGCACAGGAAACGAGTACATTGCCTAAAAWGAGCCATGCGTTGCCGACCTGCACCAGTGATGATGGCCCTATAGTTTGGGGGTTTTCTGAAGAACGACCCATAAATAAAATAGGAAAATCAACAAATAAAAAATGGTATAACAATGCAGAGCTAAAGCAGAGCCTTAGGGAGACTGGGGTGGAGAAAGGTGTAGAGGAAAAGGCAAGCACTGCAAATGGGGAAAGTAGTGGAGGGAATGTTGAAGAGTTGAAGGGGGATATAGCTGAAAATGAACTGGAGGAAAAGAGTGATGCTTTAGTTGTACAAGTAGAGTATGTGGGTGACAAAGCCagtgtggagtacagagagggaGATGGTCTTGCCCCAGGGGGAGTAGAGGAGGTGACTGAGATGGCTGCTAAGGTGGAGTTTGAAGATGGGATGAGAGCTGAGATGAAAGGGGGAAAGGGGACAGACCGTTATGAGTCAGGGGAGGAGGTCGTCGCTGAGAGGGCTGtgaagagagagattgaagagaaAGATACAGAGGGAAAACGCATCCTAGAGAAAGAACACAAGGTGGCTCCCAAGAGGAAGAATATAAGGAAACGCAGACGATCAGCCAAACCTCAACGTGACAAAGAGGCAAATTCCAGTGCTTCCTTTGTAGAGACCGTTCTRTTATGGCTGTTGACAGTTTTCCTATGGTGGCAGGCCTTCTCGTCAAGGAAGTTCCCTTTGTCCGTAT GGATTGTATTTTTGATATTCATGTCCAGGATGGCATGTGGCGTTGAGGGTCTCTTTATTGATACAAGCAACG ATCACTGGAATGTGTCATGCATTGCATGTAAGAGTCCTGAGTGTGCTGCTGCTGTGAATAAGATATGGTGTGGGGAGGATGAGCTGTTGAAGGGTTTACCGATTCCACTCTGCACAAGCATTCCTCAAAAGCCGAAGACTGCTTGCCACCATGATGGTCGGGCATTTGTGCTTATGGTTAAGGCGGTCAACGAGTGTAATATGGAATATTTGGATAACCATGTCTCCTCTGAGAAGACAG TGTCCACCATTGTTGGAGGCTATTCAAG
- the LOC111957971 gene encoding uncharacterized protein isoform X10: protein MARGGTECDSPVVHRERECHTMQKLKFAQETSTLPKXSHALPTCTSDDGPIVWGFSEERPINKIGKSTNKKWYNNAELKQSLRETGVEKGVEEKASTANGESSGGNVEELKGDIAENELEEKSDALVVQVEYVGDKASVEYREGDGLAPGGVEEVTEMAAKVEFEDGMRAEMKGGKGTDRYESGEEVVAERAVKREIEEKDTEGKRILEKEHKVAPKRKNIRKRRRSAKPQRDKEANSSASFVETVLLWLLTVFLWWQAFSSRKFPLSVWIVFLIFMSRMACGVEGLFIDTSNDHWNVSCIACKSPECAAAVNKIWCGEDELLKGLPIPLCTSIPQKPKTACHHDGRAFVLMVKAVNECNMEYLDNHVSSEKTGRLQLKTFLTMSIATTLCHPHLSMVHRL from the exons ATGGCACGTGGTGGTACTGAATGCGATAGCCCTGTGGTGCATAGGGAGAGGGAATGCCATACCATGCAGAAACTCAA aTTTGCACAGGAAACGAGTACATTGCCTAAAAWGAGCCATGCGTTGCCGACCTGCACCAGTGATGATGGCCCTATAGTTTGGGGGTTTTCTGAAGAACGACCCATAAATAAAATAGGAAAATCAACAAATAAAAAATGGTATAACAATGCAGAGCTAAAGCAGAGCCTTAGGGAGACTGGGGTGGAGAAAGGTGTAGAGGAAAAGGCAAGCACTGCAAATGGGGAAAGTAGTGGAGGGAATGTTGAAGAGTTGAAGGGGGATATAGCTGAAAATGAACTGGAGGAAAAGAGTGATGCTTTAGTTGTACAAGTAGAGTATGTGGGTGACAAAGCCagtgtggagtacagagagggaGATGGTCTTGCCCCAGGGGGAGTAGAGGAGGTGACTGAGATGGCTGCTAAGGTGGAGTTTGAAGATGGGATGAGAGCTGAGATGAAAGGGGGAAAGGGGACAGACCGTTATGAGTCAGGGGAGGAGGTCGTCGCTGAGAGGGCTGtgaagagagagattgaagagaaAGATACAGAGGGAAAACGCATCCTAGAGAAAGAACACAAGGTGGCTCCCAAGAGGAAGAATATAAGGAAACGCAGACGATCAGCCAAACCTCAACGTGACAAAGAGGCAAATTCCAGTGCTTCCTTTGTAGAGACCGTTCTRTTATGGCTGTTGACAGTTTTCCTATGGTGGCAGGCCTTCTCGTCAAGGAAGTTCCCTTTGTCCGTAT GGATTGTATTTTTGATATTCATGTCCAGGATGGCATGTGGCGTTGAGGGTCTCTTTATTGATACAAGCAACG ATCACTGGAATGTGTCATGCATTGCATGTAAGAGTCCTGAGTGTGCTGCTGCTGTGAATAAGATATGGTGTGGGGAGGATGAGCTGTTGAAGGGTTTACCGATTCCACTCTGCACAAGCATTCCTCAAAAGCCGAAGACTGCTTGCCACCATGATGGTCGGGCATTTGTGCTTATGGTTAAGGCGGTCAACGAGTGTAATATGGAATATTTGGATAACCATGTCTCCTCTGAGAAGACAGGTAGACTTCAACTGAAGACATTTTTAACCATGTCCATT